The sequence CCGGTATGCGGTGGGGGTTTTCACCGACGCCGTCGACGCGCGGTCACGCGTGCCGGAGCGGGACGCGTTCATCGGGTTCGCCGCGGCACAGGCCGTCGAATGGCTCAGGCTTTGCGCCGCGCGAGATGGCGCATGATCAAAAGCACGATGCACACGACCGCGACGGCGCCGGCGATCATGCGGAGGGTCCAGTCCAGTCCCGCGAACTGGCCGATCGAGTTGGTGGCCGCGCTGCCGAAGAGGACGAGCCAGAGGGAGGTGGTGATCAGTGCGCCGCCGCGCTTTTCGGTGTCGTTCATGAGGAAGACGCTATGGTTCGGCAGGGCGGGCGACCAGGGGAGTGGCCCCCGTCGCGAGGTGGTGCTGGCGCTACCCCGCCGAACGAAGGAGGAGCCTCAGCGTGGCGATCCAGCGGATGGACAACGTCCTCATCGTCGTCGAAGACCTTGACGCGGTCATCGCGTTCTTCGTCGAAATCGGGATGGAACTGGAGGGCAAGGGACCGCTCGACTGGCCGGGGGCGGAACGGGTCATCGGGCTCGAAGACGTCCGCCAGGACATCGCCATGCTGCGGATCCCGAACGGTCCCGGACGGATCGAGCTGGCGAAGTTCCACCGGCCGAAGGCCATCACGCCCGAACCGGAGGACGCTCCGGCGAACACGCTGGGCATCCGCCGCGTCATGTTCGCGGTCGACGACATCGAGGACGTCGTCGACCGCCTGCGTGCCCACGGCGCGGAACTCGTGGGTGAGCTGGCGCGGTACGAGGACATCTATCGGCTCTGCTACGTCCGCGGTCCGGAGGGCATCATCGTCGGGCTGGCGGAAGAGCTCGCCGCCTCGTGAGTGGCTTGTCCGAGTACGTGAAGGCCCCCTTCACTGCGCCTGGCGCAATGAAGGGGGCCTTCACGTACTCGCGCGGGCCAGAAGCGTCAGCGGTCGAGCCAGCCGTCCGAGGACCTCAGCCCTTGCCGCCCAAGTAAGCCAGTACCGCCAAGACCCGCCGGTGCCCGCTGTCCTCCGGCAACCCGAGTTTCGCGAAGATG comes from Amycolatopsis lurida and encodes:
- a CDS encoding VOC family protein, yielding MAIQRMDNVLIVVEDLDAVIAFFVEIGMELEGKGPLDWPGAERVIGLEDVRQDIAMLRIPNGPGRIELAKFHRPKAITPEPEDAPANTLGIRRVMFAVDDIEDVVDRLRAHGAELVGELARYEDIYRLCYVRGPEGIIVGLAEELAAS